GCACGGCCGCAGACCGGGCTCGACAAGGCGGACATCGTCTACGTGGAGCAGGTGGAGGCCGGTCTCAGCCGCATCCTCGCCGCCTATTCGTCCAGGATGCCGCCCGTCGTCGGCCCGGTACGCAGCGCTCGCGAGACGGACCTGGAGCTGCTGCGCCAGTTCGACCGGCCGACGCTCGCCTTCTCCGGCGCCCAGGCCAAGCTCCTCCCGGCCATAGAGGCGGCACCGCTGAACCCGCTGCCGCCGACGGCGGACCCCGGCGCGTACTTCCGTGGCAGCGACCGGGCGGCGCCGCACAACCTCTATCTGCGCCCCGGGAAGACACCGCACGCCACCACCGGCGTGAACGCCGCCGAGGACATCGGGCTGCGCTTCGCGGCCCCGCCCCCGGGCGGCAGGCCCCTCGCCGGACACACGGTCCGGTATCCGGCGGCCCGCTTCGCCTTCACCTGGTCCGCCGACCGGCACAGGTGGCTGGTGGACATGGACGGCACACCGGCCCGTACGTCCGACGGAGCCCGGCTCGGGGCGGCCGATGTGATCGTGCAGTACGTGACCGTGCATCCCTCGCTCTATCAGGACCGGTGGGGCAGCACCTCCCCGTACACCGAGACCGTGGGCTCGGGCTCCGCCCTCGTGCTGCGCAACGGCAAGGGGTACGACGTGCGTTGGTCGCGGCCGACCGCCGATTCCACGACCTCCTTCACCACCCCTGACGGCAAGCGGATGACCTTCGCTCCCGGCCAGGTCTGGATCGTCTTCGCCTCGAAGTGACCACGGACCGTCTACGTCGCGTCGGGTGCGTGGGTGAAGTCCCGGATGATCTGCGCGAGCCTCGTCGGCCGGTCCAGGGGGATGAGGGTGCAGCTGTCCTAGATCTCGACCAGCCGCCCCTTGGGGAGGAGTTCGGCCAGGCGGCACGTCGCAGCGAGATGTCGAGGAGACCGTTGCCCGGTGAGCCGTCGTCGGCAGAGGTGTTCACATCGGCAGCTTGCCTGATCGAGGTTCCTCGCACAGTGGTTGACGCCGCATCAGGCGGGCGCCGGACATCCCGGGCCTGGTTCCGTACCGGCCCTCCTTGATCGATGATGATGCACAGGGCCGCCGTCCCCGGTACGGCACCGGCTGTCCCAGGAACAGGAAGGGGTTCCCGATGCGGGAAACGACGCCAGACCAGTCTCCGCCGGACGATCGGTCCGGCCACGGCTCGGACGAGGAAGCCCAGGTGATCGTGGTGGGGGCGGGGCCCGCGGGCTCGGCCGCGGCCTTCCACCTCGCCAGGGCGGGCGTCGACGTCCTGCTCCTGGAGAAGTCCCGCTTCCCCCGGGAGAAGGTGTGCGGCGACGGTCTGACACCACGCGCGGTGCACCAGCTCATCAGGATGGGCGTCGACATCAAGGCCCCGGGGTGGACGCGTTCACGCGGAATGCGCTGGGTGGCCGGGGACCATCAGGTGCACATCGACTGGCCCGCGCTCGGGCGTTACCCGGACTTCGGGCTCTCGCGCAGCCGGCACGACTTCGACGACATCCTGGCCCGGCACGCGGTCGCCGCGGGAGCGCGGCTGCGCGCCGGTGTGAAGGTGACCCAGCCCCTGACCGACCGCGCCGGACGTATCACCGGTGTGACCGCCACGACCGACGAGAAGGAACCCCTGGCCTTCCGCGCGCCGATCGTCATCGCCGCCGACGGCGCCTCCGCCCGCCTGGCACTCGCCATGGGTCTGCAGCGGGACACGCGCAGACAGATCGCGACTGCCGCGCGCCGCTACTACCGCAGTCCGGAGCGCTCCCAGGAGGAGTACCTGGAGCTGTGGGCCGACCTCCGCTTCCCGGGAAGCGATCACTATCTGCCCGGATACGGCTGGATCTTCCCCATGGGCGACGGCCGCGTCAATGTCGGCCTCGGTGCGCTGCCCCACCGGCGGCACGGAAAGGCGGACCTGCGCGCCACGCTGGACGAGTGGCTGGCGCGTACCCCGCACGCCTGGGGGTTGCGCGAGGAGAACGCGGAGGGCCCCGTCCGGAGCGCGGCCCTTCCCCTGGGCTTCAACCGTCATCCCCTCTACACCCGCGGGCTGCTCCTCGTCGGCGACTCCGGGGGCATGATCAGCCCGTGGAACGGCGAGGGCATCGGCCAGGCGATGGAGGCCGGCGAAGTGGCGGCCGAGACCGCCGCGCTCGCCCTCGCGCTCCCCCGGGGGGCTAGGCGGGAACAGGTGCTGCGCGGCTACCCCGTCGAGATGAACCGCCGCTGGGGACGCTACTACCGTCTCGGCAATACGGCCGCCGACCTCGTCTTCAGCCGTTCGGGCTTCCAGCCGGTCCTCAACCGTTACGTCATGGGGTCGCCTTTCCTGCTCAACACCCTGGCCCGGCTGCTCACCAACCTCACGGACAAGCCCTCGCACGACGTGATCGACCATGTGCTGAACGGCGTCGTGCGTCTCGTCCCGGAACCGAAGGTGCCACGCAGGCGCTGAGCCGGAACGGCAGCGCACCGGGAAGCCTGTCGGAGGCCCCCGGTGCGCTGTTCCCGTACTGCCCTGTCCTGTCCGCAGTCCGTGTTACTCGTCGATCGTGGCCCCGTACGCCGCGTCCAGCGACGGAGCGCTGAGCGAGCCGCCGCCGTACGTCCACGAGCCGGTGGCCGTGACTCCTCCGGAACCGGCCGAGAGCACCCACACCACACCGTCACCGGTGTTCTCACCGGGGGCGGACGCCAGCAGGCCGAAGCGGCCGTCCCTGTTCGGGTCGGTCAGCCTGACCTGACCGCCCCAGCGGTCGCCCTTCTCCGCGGCGCCCGGCACATTCACGGAGTTCTGGTCCCACGACTTGGCTCCGGTGGCGGTCAGTCCGCCGGACGCGCCGCGCAGCACCCACACCGCCCCCGCGTCCGGGACCGTGCCGATGTCCTCGCCGGACGCGCCGATCGCCACGTCCGCGTACCCGTCGCCGTTGGTGTCCGCGACGGAGAGGTCCGTGCCCCAGCCGTCACCGCGCTCGGCCGTGCCCGGGACGCCGGGCGAGCCCTGGGTCCACCACTGCGGCGGGCTGCCCGCGCCGTCGACGCCGAGCGGCCCGTCGGGGCTGCCGTAGTAGACGCCGATCAGGCCGCCGGTCATCGACTCACCGCCGTCGTCGGGGCTGTGCGGTTCGCCGGTGACGAGGTCGTCGTAGCCGTCGTTGTCGATGTCGCCGGAGGCCGTGACGGGGCCGCCCCGCAGGTCGCGCTCGTACACCAGGCCCTGCGTCTGCCCGGAGAAGAAGGACGACCAGCCGTGGCCCGGCTCGTCGCCGACGGTAACGCCGGAGACGACGAGGTCGGCGAGACCGTTGTCGTCGTAGTCGCCGGTGGTCAGGGATTTGGGCTGGATCTGTCGCTCCGCCGACGTTACGGCGAGGCGGTTGCGTGCGGTGCGCTCCAGCGGCGTGGACTTCGGCTGCGGGGCCGCGTCGTACATGTACAGCTCCAGGGCGTCGCGGCCGAGGACGGCCAGTTCGTCGCCCGGGGTGTCAGGGCTGAAGCGGGCGGCGGCGAGGGCGCTGCCGAACTTCTCGCCGGCCGAGGGCCTGTCCGCCTCCAGCCAGTCGCTGTCCGCGCCGGCCAGTCCCCGAGAGGACCCCCACAGAACGGTGATCCCGCCCGCGTCCGCGACCGTCCCGATGTCCTCGCCCGGGATGCCCACGATCGCGTCGTCGTATCCGTCCGCGTCGAGGTCGCCGGTGGCCAGCGCCTTACCGAAGCCGTCGCCCGTCTCGGCGGCGCCCGGCACCCCTGTGGTGGACTGGCTGACGACCGCGGTCCTGCGGGTGCCGATCCCCGTCGACGCGCCGTACTGCACGGTCACGTACCCCGCGCTCTTCTTTCCGCTGACGGTTGCGCCCGGCGCGCCGATGAGCACGTCTTCGTAGCCGTCGCCGTTGAAATCGCTGTTCCGGTCACTTGCGTGCGTGCCGCCGGGGGTACCGGCGTACGCGGCGGGAGCCGCGATGCCGGCTCCCGCCATCAGGAGAAATGAGGCCGCGGCAACGGCGGCCGAACGGTAGGTGCGCACGAGCGGCTCCTTGGTCCAAGGATGACCGGGCGGGTGCGGGGGCGATGACCGGAAAGGGCCCGTTCCTTCCTGGCGTCCTGTTTGACCGAGGATGCGGCAGAAGGGTTGTACGGAAGGTTTGCCGAGGGCCGGTCTTCGTGTGAGGCGCCGCTACGACCGGCGGCGGGGCTTTTGGCGCTTGGCGCCCTTGGAGCCTCCGGAACCGCTCCGCGGGTTCTTCGCCGACGCCTTGCCGGCTGCGGGCTTGCGGCGTGCGCCGCCCGTGTCGGGGCGCTTGGCCTTCGGCTGCGCCGGGGCCTGTGCCTGGGCCTTGGGGCGGCCCCGGGAACTGTTCACGGTCCGGCCGCGGACGATCCCGATGAAGTCCTCCACCAGGTCCGTCGTCTCGTCCTGCGGCCACGACAGCGCGACGCCCGATTCGGGGGCGTCGGAAACCGGCCGGTAGGTGAGGTCCTTGCGGTGATGGAGGCGGGCGAGTGACTGCGGGACGACGAGGAGGCCCACTCCCGCCGCCACCAGCTCGATGGCGTCCGCCGTCGTGGCGGGGCGCTCGATGGCGGGCCGTCCCGGCCGGTGCTCCCATTCGAGGGTGTCGTCGAGCGGATGCAGCACGATGTCGTCGGCGAGATCCTCGGCGGAGACCTCCTCGACCGCCGCCACGACGTGGTCCTTGGGGATCACCACCACCGTCGTCTCGGTGTAGAGGGGGATCGCACTGAGGCCCGTCCGGTCGATGGGCAGCCGCACGAGACCCGCGTCGGCGCCGCCGCCCCGCAGCACGTCGGCCGCCTCGGCGGCCGACACACCCACGAGGGTCAGCGGGACGTCGGGCAGCCGCTCGTTCCAGATCCGCACCCACTTGGTGGGGGTCACGCCGGGGACGTACGCGAGCCGGAACGAAGGGGTTTCTTCCGAGCTTGTCACTCCGCCAGGTTACCGGCCCTGGTCAGAGGTAGCGCACATGCTCGATACCCTTGGCACCATGACGTCGCACAAGACCACCCAGACAATGAAGCCCGCGACCGCGGCAAAGAAGCTGGGTGTGTACCTAGAGGCCACCCCCGCAGAGTTCCAGGAGGGTGTCGTCTCGCGCACCGAGCTGAACACACTGCAGTCCGACCCGCCCGAGTGGCTGCAGGAGCTGCGGCGCAACGGCCCGCACCCCCGGCCGGTGGTCGCGGCGAAGCTCGGCATCTCCATCTCGGGTCTCGCCCGTGGCGGAATCACGGACGCCCTCACCACGGAGCAGATCGAGACGCTGAAGACGGACAACCCCGAGTGGCTCCAGCAGGAACGCGCCACCCAGGCCGGGGTTCGTAAGGAAGCGGTGCGCATCAAGGAGAAGAACGCGGCGCGCGACGAGAAGCCCGAGGGTCCGCGTTCCTGACCCCTGCCTCCTGGCCCACGCGGATCAGGGCCTCTGTCGCAACGGCGTCGCCCCGGCCCCGGCCGCCCGCACCGACGCGGTGACGGTGCGGGTCAGGGCGGCGCGGTGGTCGTTCAGATAGAAGTGACCGCCGGGGTAGAGGTGGACGCCCTGGAGGTACGGGGAGTGCTCGGACCACGCCTTGAGCCGCGCGGGCTCCACGACAGGGTCCCGGTCGCCGCCGAACACGGTGAAGGGCAGAGGCAGTGAGCCGGTGTCGGGCTCACGCGCCCAGGTGTCGACGAGTTTGAAATCGCTGCGGAACATGGGCTCGAACATCTGCCACAGTTCGTCGTTGTCGAGCAGCTCGGCCGGGGTGCCGCCGACCGACCGCAGCCAGTCCCGCAGCTCGGCGTCGGAGCTCTCGTGCCGTCCTGGGCGGCGCAGATACCTCGCACCCCGGGGCGGGCCGAAGGCGGAGAGCCCGAGCCAGACCGGCCGCGGGCCGTCGTCCTGTGCGGCGAGCCTCAAGGTCAGTTCGTACGCGACCAGGGCTCCCATGCTGTGGCCGAAGAAGGCGAAAGGCCGGTCGAACAGCGGCAGCAGCTTCTGGTGGAAGTGGTCGACCAGATCGTCGACCCGGTCGGCCGCCGGCCGCTCGCGCTCGTACGCACGCCCGGGGGCGTTCAGCGGACACAGCTCCCAGTCCGGCGGGAACTCCGCTACCCAGTCCCGGTAGAGGAGATGCGATCCACCGGCGTGGTGGAAGAGGAAGAGGCGCAGGGAGGGGTCGGCGACAGGGCCCGCGCCGACGGCGGCTCCACTGATCACTGCGGTGTGCGTCATGCCCCGGCCCTCTTCTCGGCCGACTCCATCAACTGCGCCCCCGTCGTACTGGTGTCAGGGCGATTGTCGCAGCCGTTGCGGACCTCGTGGCCCGCTCCCGCGGTGACGTGGGCCACGTCGGGGACGGCCGCCGGTGATGCCCTTCACGCCCGCCATGCGTTGAATCCCGCTGCGGCGCAGGGCCGGTGCACGGCAGCAGCGGGTGAACGGAGCCTCAAGAGCCGCCCGGGCGCACCAGTCCGGTCTCATACGCATGGATCGCGGCCTGGGTCCGGTCGCGCAGACCGAGCTTGACCAGGATCCGGCTCACATGCGTCTTGACGGTCTGCTCCGCCACCACCAGGCACCCGGCGATCTCCGCGTTCGACAGGCCCTGTGCGATCAGGGAGAGGACCTCGGTCTCGCGCTCCGTGAGGTTGCCGCTGCGGCCCTTGACCGGGCTGCGCGGGACGTCGGACATCCGGGAGAACTCGGCGATGAGCCGCTTGGTGATGTTCGGCGCGAGCAGGGCCTCACCGGCCGCCACCACCCGTACCGCATGGGCGAGTTCCGTGGCCGACGCGTCCTTCAGCAAGAACCCCGACGCCCCGGCACGCAGCGCCTCGTACACGTACTCGTCGAGGTCGAACGTGGTCAGGACGAGGACCTTGGCGGTGGCGGCGGGCGATGCCGTGATGCGGCGGGTCGCCTCGATGCCGCCGACCCCGGGCATCCGTATGTCCATCAGGACTACGTCGGGGGCCAGTTCGGCGACCTTGGCGACGGCGTCGACGCCGTCCACGGCCTGGCCGACGACTTCGAGATCGGGTTCGGCGTTGAGCAGGACCGTGAATCCCTGACGGACCATCACTTGATCATCGGCGATCAGAACGCGAGTGGTCGTCACGGGTTGTCCTCCACAAGGTCGCCGGGTGCGGCAGGCATATCAGGTGCGGCGGGAAGCCGTGTGGGCGAATATGGCACAGTCGTGCCGGTGGGTGCACTGCGACCTCAGGGCCCCGCCCACATGGGCGCGTACCGGATTCTCGCCCGGCTCGGCGCAGGCCGCGACCATGGAGACCGTACGCAGCGCCTGCACCGCCCAGTGCCGTCGACGCGATTCCGATCGGCGACGACAGGGGCGACTGGACGGTGGTGCTGCACCGCGTCGAGGGCGGGCCCACGACGTACACATCCATCGTGCGCAAGGGCTTCCACGCGCAGGGCCTTTCGCCCGGGCGCGCCGCAGCCCGCCCCGGAGCGGCACCTGTTGATCAGGAGTAGAAGTTGCGCTGCCACCGGTGCTTGGCCAGGACGGCGAGCCGGTCGGCGGTGAGCGGATGCCCGTCGCTCAGGGCCGTATTGCGCTCGACGTTGCGTACGGTGCGCATCCCGGGGATGACGGTGGATACCGCCGGTGAACTCAGCACGAACCGCAGCGCGTTCTCGGCGATCTCGTCGGGTGCGATGCCGAGGTCGGCGACGATCGCGGCCACCCGCTGTTCGACCTGGGCCGGGCGGTCGTCGCGGAAGTAGCGGTTGCGCCAGTCGCCCTCGGGGAACGTCGTGCCGGCGGTGATCCGTCCGGTCAGGCCGCCCTCGTCGAGCGCCACCCGCACGATGACACCGACGCCGTGCTCCTCACAGGCCGGCAGCAGCGCGTCGGCGGGTGCCTGGTCGAAGACGTTGTAGATGACCTGCACAGTGTCCACGGCACCGCTGCGTACGAGTGCGAGTGCGTTGTCGGGCTGGTGGTCGTTGACGGAGACGCCGAACAGGCGGATCTTTCCCTCCTGCTTCAGTGCGGCGATCGTCTCCAGCCAGTCGCCGCGGCCGACCCAGTCATCGCTCCAGACGTGGAACTGCAGTACGTCGAAGTGGTCCAGGCCGCCGGCACGCAGGCTGGTCTCCAGGCTTGCGCGGATGTGCTCTCCCGGGAACGTCTCGGCCGGGTCCAGCCCGTCGGGCGCCGGCC
This sequence is a window from Streptomyces sp. NBC_01217. Protein-coding genes within it:
- a CDS encoding DUF3048 domain-containing protein, whose amino-acid sequence is MRASGTKRPAAASLATLAVLIAAAVGCQSGGGETAPSPSRSTPSTTSSGPRAHVLAVKIDNVGPARPQTGLDKADIVYVEQVEAGLSRILAAYSSRMPPVVGPVRSARETDLELLRQFDRPTLAFSGAQAKLLPAIEAAPLNPLPPTADPGAYFRGSDRAAPHNLYLRPGKTPHATTGVNAAEDIGLRFAAPPPGGRPLAGHTVRYPAARFAFTWSADRHRWLVDMDGTPARTSDGARLGAADVIVQYVTVHPSLYQDRWGSTSPYTETVGSGSALVLRNGKGYDVRWSRPTADSTTSFTTPDGKRMTFAPGQVWIVFASK
- a CDS encoding geranylgeranyl reductase family protein yields the protein MRETTPDQSPPDDRSGHGSDEEAQVIVVGAGPAGSAAAFHLARAGVDVLLLEKSRFPREKVCGDGLTPRAVHQLIRMGVDIKAPGWTRSRGMRWVAGDHQVHIDWPALGRYPDFGLSRSRHDFDDILARHAVAAGARLRAGVKVTQPLTDRAGRITGVTATTDEKEPLAFRAPIVIAADGASARLALAMGLQRDTRRQIATAARRYYRSPERSQEEYLELWADLRFPGSDHYLPGYGWIFPMGDGRVNVGLGALPHRRHGKADLRATLDEWLARTPHAWGLREENAEGPVRSAALPLGFNRHPLYTRGLLLVGDSGGMISPWNGEGIGQAMEAGEVAAETAALALALPRGARREQVLRGYPVEMNRRWGRYYRLGNTAADLVFSRSGFQPVLNRYVMGSPFLLNTLARLLTNLTDKPSHDVIDHVLNGVVRLVPEPKVPRRR
- a CDS encoding FG-GAP repeat protein encodes the protein MRTYRSAAVAAASFLLMAGAGIAAPAAYAGTPGGTHASDRNSDFNGDGYEDVLIGAPGATVSGKKSAGYVTVQYGASTGIGTRRTAVVSQSTTGVPGAAETGDGFGKALATGDLDADGYDDAIVGIPGEDIGTVADAGGITVLWGSSRGLAGADSDWLEADRPSAGEKFGSALAAARFSPDTPGDELAVLGRDALELYMYDAAPQPKSTPLERTARNRLAVTSAERQIQPKSLTTGDYDDNGLADLVVSGVTVGDEPGHGWSSFFSGQTQGLVYERDLRGGPVTASGDIDNDGYDDLVTGEPHSPDDGGESMTGGLIGVYYGSPDGPLGVDGAGSPPQWWTQGSPGVPGTAERGDGWGTDLSVADTNGDGYADVAIGASGEDIGTVPDAGAVWVLRGASGGLTATGAKSWDQNSVNVPGAAEKGDRWGGQVRLTDPNRDGRFGLLASAPGENTGDGVVWVLSAGSGGVTATGSWTYGGGSLSAPSLDAAYGATIDE
- a CDS encoding LysR family substrate-binding domain-containing protein, whose protein sequence is MTSSEETPSFRLAYVPGVTPTKWVRIWNERLPDVPLTLVGVSAAEAADVLRGGGADAGLVRLPIDRTGLSAIPLYTETTVVVIPKDHVVAAVEEVSAEDLADDIVLHPLDDTLEWEHRPGRPAIERPATTADAIELVAAGVGLLVVPQSLARLHHRKDLTYRPVSDAPESGVALSWPQDETTDLVEDFIGIVRGRTVNSSRGRPKAQAQAPAQPKAKRPDTGGARRKPAAGKASAKNPRSGSGGSKGAKRQKPRRRS
- a CDS encoding DUF5997 family protein, whose amino-acid sequence is MTSHKTTQTMKPATAAKKLGVYLEATPAEFQEGVVSRTELNTLQSDPPEWLQELRRNGPHPRPVVAAKLGISISGLARGGITDALTTEQIETLKTDNPEWLQQERATQAGVRKEAVRIKEKNAARDEKPEGPRS
- a CDS encoding thioesterase II family protein, which produces MTHTAVISGAAVGAGPVADPSLRLFLFHHAGGSHLLYRDWVAEFPPDWELCPLNAPGRAYERERPAADRVDDLVDHFHQKLLPLFDRPFAFFGHSMGALVAYELTLRLAAQDDGPRPVWLGLSAFGPPRGARYLRRPGRHESSDAELRDWLRSVGGTPAELLDNDELWQMFEPMFRSDFKLVDTWAREPDTGSLPLPFTVFGGDRDPVVEPARLKAWSEHSPYLQGVHLYPGGHFYLNDHRAALTRTVTASVRAAGAGATPLRQRP
- a CDS encoding response regulator transcription factor, which translates into the protein MTTTRVLIADDQVMVRQGFTVLLNAEPDLEVVGQAVDGVDAVAKVAELAPDVVLMDIRMPGVGGIEATRRITASPAATAKVLVLTTFDLDEYVYEALRAGASGFLLKDASATELAHAVRVVAAGEALLAPNITKRLIAEFSRMSDVPRSPVKGRSGNLTERETEVLSLIAQGLSNAEIAGCLVVAEQTVKTHVSRILVKLGLRDRTQAAIHAYETGLVRPGGS
- a CDS encoding aldo/keto reductase; its protein translation is MRYRELGRSGLSVSEIGYGAWGIGESAWVGATEDESVRALNRAIDLGVNFVDTARGYGESERIVGRVVRERAGDEVLVATKVPPKNGIWPAPDGLDPAETFPGEHIRASLETSLRAGGLDHFDVLQFHVWSDDWVGRGDWLETIAALKQEGKIRLFGVSVNDHQPDNALALVRSGAVDTVQVIYNVFDQAPADALLPACEEHGVGVIVRVALDEGGLTGRITAGTTFPEGDWRNRYFRDDRPAQVEQRVAAIVADLGIAPDEIAENALRFVLSSPAVSTVIPGMRTVRNVERNTALSDGHPLTADRLAVLAKHRWQRNFYS